The genomic interval TAAGTCACCCCCGAATCGGCCCGTGAGGGCCACCCAGTTATTTCCGGTGAAGTACATTCGCTGATATCCGACTTGAACGATGGGCATCGTGGAAAGTTGACGGTCCCAGCCATAGGCTTCGGAACTGTTCTCCAAGAGGTCATGAACGCCGTTTTGCACTGCCGAGCCTCCCGCCTGAGGACCCATGACTCCGAAGGCCGTGGACCAGGTGTTTCGAACTGAAGAAGATTCGGAAAATCCGTGATGAGTGGCGCCCAGAGTTAGGGTTGCTGTATACGGCCGATCATCTTCGATGGCCTGAGGACGGGTATTCTTTAGGCCATTGTACATTCGATGTTCCGCAGAAAGGACCCACTGTCGCCTCTCGTTAGCGGAAAAGGAATAGCGCAGTCCCATACCGTTGGTGTAAAATCGATCTGTTGGAGCGGGTGCATAAAAAGCATCGTTCTCCCCCCAAAATTCTATACCTTGGGCACAAGCGAGACTGGGAGACAAAACCAGCACCACTAGAAATATGAAAACAGACTTATTCACTCTACAAAGCTATCGAGGAATTCAACGAAAAGCCTTCACTATTGTTGCGCTGATCTGTATTCATGGTACTCTTTTCGCGCAGGAAATGCCGGAACTCAGTGCCTTTCTTGAAGAGGTCTATGAGTCTGATCAGGGCATTCGCCGCGAGTTTATGGCTGTCGTTGATTCCAGCGGCTGGGAGGAAGCCCGTGAATTGTACGGCGCAGAAATGCAGCGGGTGGACAAAACCAACCTGGACACCTTGGAGCAGATCTGGGGTGAATACGGATGGCTCACCCCGCCCAAAATTTCCCCAAAGGCTGCTCATGCTCAATGGCTCGTGGTGCAGCATTCACCACTCGAAGTGCAGCAAAAAATGCGCGACGGCATGATTGCGGCGGCCGAGGCTGGCCATATGAGGAAATCCAACTTAGCGAGCTTTCTAGATCGGGTGGCCCTTCGAGAGGGAAATGATCAAACTTATGGAAGTCAAATCGCCTACGGCCCAGGGGATCAACCCTATGTTGCACCCCTAGAAGATCCTCTTAACGTCGACAAACGTCGAGCGGAAATGGGGATGGCGCCTATGGCGGAATACTGCCAACGTCAAGGCATTGTTTGGGACGCAGAAGAGTATCTCTCCAACTTGGAAGAGTATCGCGTTTGGCATACCGGCGCCTACTAAAGTCCACGCTCAGAATTGTTGCTTAAAGCGCTCAACAATTTTGGGCGCTCATTCCTTTTAAACAATTCAAACACGAGCATTTTGCAACAAGTATATAGTCAATA from Cryomorphaceae bacterium carries:
- a CDS encoding lipid A deacylase LpxR family protein, which produces MNKSVFIFLVVLVLSPSLACAQGIEFWGENDAFYAPAPTDRFYTNGMGLRYSFSANERRQWVLSAEHRMYNGLKNTRPQAIEDDRPYTATLTLGATHHGFSESSSVRNTWSTAFGVMGPQAGGSAVQNGVHDLLENSSEAYGWDRQLSTMPIVQVGYQRMYFTGNNWVALTGRFGGDLGTANTSLSSGADVYLGIVDRPWAARSGEQRFVRLHGSLTAQGVLYDATLQGSPFQNDPYGVSAERLENFRLLAYTGLEVQVKGVYLQAGFYWSSPELHGLDGHRYGSVGLGFFF